The following proteins are encoded in a genomic region of Oncorhynchus tshawytscha isolate Ot180627B unplaced genomic scaffold, Otsh_v2.0 Un_contig_4572_pilon_pilon, whole genome shotgun sequence:
- the LOC121845961 gene encoding serine/threonine-protein phosphatase 6 regulatory ankyrin repeat subunit A-like yields the protein MNSIPFLLGGDGSRGVKHSASFLVREGKGRSHVHLVAASGHIGVLGWLLHTAQSVWTLPVITDNQGYTPLHWACYNGSLPADTGLQRNCCCYTPSLPLPTKVLNGRKCPANRQTHTL from the exons atgaacagcattccctTCCTCCTAGGCGGTGACGGGTCACGAGGAGTGAAGCACAGTGCCAGCTTCCTGGTTCGGGAAGGTAAGGGGCGGAGCCATGTCCACCTGGTGGCGGCGTCCGGACACATTGGGGTGCTGGGGTGGCTCCTACACACCGCCCAGTCAGTGTGGACCCTCCCCGTCATCACAGACAACCAGGGCTACACGCCACTACACTGGGCCTGCTACAACG GTTCCCTTCCAGCAGATACTGGACTTCAGAGGAACTGCTGCTGCTATACCCCATCTTTACCTTTACCCACAAAGGTCCTAAACGGTAGAAAGTGTCCGGCCAACAGACAGACGCACACCTTATGA
- the hacl1 gene encoding 2-hydroxyacyl-CoA lyase 1, producing the protein MEDVTGAQLIAEALKAQNVEYMFGIVGVPVIEVAMAAQASGIKYVGMRNEQAACYAASAVGYLTGRPGACLVVSGPGLIHALGGMANANMNCWPVIVIGGSSDQNQETTGAFQEFPQVEACRLYSKFSARPSSLDMISSVVEKAVRTSMYGRPGAVYVDISGDMVNAKVDRSRVREVPCCPPPPVSMADHMAITEALDVLKGAKRPLLIIGKGAAHGRAEGALRELVEGCGLPFLPTPMGKGVLPDDHPNCVAAARSRALLQSDVVVLLGARLNWILHFGLPPRFDPHVKVIQVDLCAEEMGNNMQPAAALLGDVNAIVKQLLEYVHKDGWKYPADTEWWTTLKEKMAANATMTKALALQSTTPMNYYQVFHHISQLLPHDCVIVSEGANTMDIGRTMLNNYLPRHRLDAGTFGTMGVGLGFAIAAATVQRNQNTGQRVVCVEGDSAFGFSGMEVETMCRYKLPVVIIVVNNNGIYSGVDAETWEMMGKMGDLTTVAPPVTLLPEARYDEVMNAFGGRGFLVRTEEELRSALQLSLSDWERPSLLNVLIDPSSDRKQQEFPWLTRSNL; encoded by the exons ATGGAAGATGTGACAGGCGCTCAGCTCATTGCTGAGGCACTAAAAGCTCAG AATGTAGAATATATGTTTGGAATAGTTGGTGTTCCAGTCATTGAAGTGGCTATGGCAGCTCAAGCCTCAGGAATCAAGTATGTGGGAATGCGCAATGAACAAGCC GCTTGCTATGCTGCGTCTGCTGTTGGTTACCTCACTGGACG TCCAGGGGCGTGTCTGGTTGTGTCTGGACCGGGACTCATTCATGCTCTTGGTGGAATGGCCAACGCTAACATGAACTGCTG GCCTGTGATTGTTATTGGAGGCTCCTCCGATCAAAACCAGGAGACCACTGGGGCGTTTCAAGAGTTTCCACAG GTGGAGGCGTGCCGACTGTACAGTAAGTTCTCAGCTCGGCCCAGCAGTCTGGATATGATCTCCTCAGTGGTAGAGAAG GCAGTACGCACTAGCATGTATGGACGTCCCGGTGCTGTATACGTAGACATATCTGGGGACATGGTCAATGCTAAAGTGGACAGGAGCAGAGTCAG AGAGGTGCCCTGTTGTCCACCTCCTCCAGTGAGTATGGCTGACCATATGGCGATCACAGAAGCACTGGATGTTCTAAAAGGAGCCAAACGGCCTTTACTTATCATTGGGAAAG GTGCAGCCCATGGAAGAGCAGAGGGGGCTCTGAGGGAGCTGGTGGAGGGGTGTGGCCTGCCCTTCCTGCCCACCCCCATGGGTAAAGGGGTGCTGCCTGATGACCACCCCAACTGTGTTGCTGCTGCCCGCTCCAG AGCTCTGCTCCAGTCTGATGTTGTGGTCCTACTTGGTGCCAGGCTCAACTGGATCCTGCACTTTGGCCTTCCCCCCAGGTTTGACCCCCATGTAAAGGTCATCCAG GTTGATCTATGTGCAGAGGAGATGGGGAACAACATGCAACCTGCTGCGGCTCTCCTAGGGGATGTCAATGCTATTGTCAAGCAG CTCCTAGAGTATGTTCATAAAGATGGCTGGAAGTATCCAGCTGATACAGAATGGTGGACCACATTGAAAGAGAAGATGGCTGCTAACGCAACAATGACaaag gCATTAGCTCTTCAGTCAACAACACCCATGAACTACTACCAAGTGTTCCACCACATCTCCCAGCTGCTGCCCCACGACTGTGTCATCGTGAGTGAGGGGGCCAACACCATGGACATTGGGCGTACCATGTTGAACAACTACCTTCCTCGACACAG gTTGGATGCTGGCACCTTTGGGACGATGGGGGTGGGTCTGGGCTTTGCCATCGCGGCTGCAACAGTGCAGAGGAACCAGAACACAGGccagagggtggtgtgtgtggagggggacaGTGCCTTTGGATTCTctgggatggaggtagagaccATGTGCAG GTATAAACTCCCGGTGGTCATCATCGTGGTCAACAACAACGGGATCTACAGCGGCGTGGATGCAGAGACGTGGGAAATGATGGGGAAGATGGGAGATCTCACCACTGT agccCCCCCTGTGACCCTGCTGCCTGAAGCCCGCTATGATGAGGTCATGAACGCCTTCGGAGGACGAGGGTTCCTGGTGCGGACAGAGGAGGAGCTGCGTAGTGCCTTACAGCTCAGCCTCAGTGACTGGGAGAGACCTAGTCTCCTCAACGTCCTCATAGACCCCTCCTCAGACAGGAAGCAACAG gAGTTTCCATGGCTAACTCGCTCCAACCTGTAG
- the LOC112230012 gene encoding uncharacterized protein LOC112230012 isoform X2, whose protein sequence is MTSLLSDDEERYVSSPEGGDREMRHRPHSAPLSSVFGISEDSVFNMVQRGQSQSDIVLSSSWSRREKYRPVKIPTDTRFMMGIVELVMNLLNSRLAELMRSFSQGTLGPLSGSISASQQFAQEMLSMVSAKMYSHAIEHIAHDHKSPLELERELEAILGPLAGQVIVIIIDSIFKAKANGGNEGRATSPLTYFLTAISAEIQSLVVQRSASRPSTRLSNNDPLLNISKSKVLRSVLLKMAELFGQGPSETCLVPLVQSQSDNSVCDWTLNAGTVHPSQFLSHNRMTEVSSDVVDLVLEVFGITGFLDSGSPSRPQSACSYNSASGAIDMRALAGDLVRQVSVKLRPFVSESQLSTMSMTDLSSSISDSTLKQLCCSSAVAAATVCQAIKMELENQRPKNLSARDLLSSLVESIEDMDISDILQGPSAILEEAAMIKHPEMSTSTIYRSLLLDSSLASSNMVTESIIFNSPRPSEENVNIQNVLPVDKVDILHGQPVEGYIVKAEQCITQVIQDAAVTYTGVLDKTDTCGKLSEVLSVCVSAENIEDASSDLFGGIISDLHEVSEVNKTSMRTKSGRKMFWMEVSSGSQKIYTKTLDKLRKLFTSHLLTEGKNTPVQIEFYDTGLLVTETTVEVSPVQKTDSNTSSMSSAHQLTLDTCTKGVIKQVISVLRVETSKEVKCESMSNASFDFNQKLDSIILKLESLTISSDVMSARIATLTRSRSVASRTSNISIQSFHSAEFRATAKQIVREAILRAASEANCSLPQSMPSSTFSHHVVSTTEDIVNMIMQDLENLSQYTVEDADSFPLGEKKLQSQLNPRVVFDTLLDAAQTMYHRVKDRLNVFLSFPPVSVTTAKDVLDSTPVETLRCSKSPDTALVKDRSRPPSVRSEKPFSKVSLTKRSKALVSSSGSSTDHHVIDTCSEDVTLSMSVVSDTSLKRTSPLHGSGLSASCEPLVALQDGTVAVSQEGFSKTAKKTLSLILNVIKCRLANSESSSVGQNAREECLIATNMLDSLLESLDLLPDMSAANEITRTECHTSNAMDKTGSQSALVNQQEINISDTSIIVKTIMDTLKTDDSEMTTAEENLDRLLSIEALQDASGNLIAKVHGLIQEITISRQLQSTTGHRSLSQPALPKPALRKLSKDDASELIYSFAQTSVSRLLGQCLGRPMPPTADRVLDQVIKLMTDMVMDSLTDLSKSAMEDGK, encoded by the coding sequence ATGACCTCTTTGCTGAGTGATGACGAAGAGCGATATGTCTCCTCACCTGAGGGTGGTGATAGAGAGATGAGACACAGACCCCACTCGGCACCACTGAGTTCTGTGTTTGGAATCTCTGAGGATTCTGTCTTCAACATGGTCCAGAGAGGCCAGTCGCAGAGTGACATCGTACTGTCGTCCAGTTGGAGTAGACGGGAGAAATACAGACCTGTCAAAATACCAACGGACACCAGGTTTATGATGGGTATTGTAGAGTTGGTAATGAACCTTCTCAACTCCAGATTGGCTGAGCTAATGCGAAGTTTCAGTCAGGGAACTCTAGGTCCGCTGTCTGGTAGTATCTCAGCAAGTCAGCAGTTTGCCCAAGAAATGCTAAGCATGGTGTCTGCTAAGATGTATTCCCATGCCATAGAGCATATTGCGCACGACCACAAGTCTCCCCTTGAGTTAGAGAGGGAGCTTGAGGCCATATTGGGTCCTCTGGCTGGACAGGTTATAGTCATCATCATAGATAGCATCTTTAAGGCTAAAGCCAACGGAGGAAACGAGGGACGAGCGACCAGCCCCTTGACCTATTTTCTCACTGCCATTTCGGCAGAAATACAAAGCCTAGTTGTTCAGAGATCGGCTAGCAGACCGTCCACCAGACTGTCCAACAACGACCCACTGCTGAACATTTCCAAGTCAAAGGTCTTAAGATCAGTTCTGCTCAAAATGGCAGAACTCTTTGGCCAAGGTCCAAGTGAAACCTGTCTAGTTCCACTAGTCCAGAGTCAGTCCGACAACTCTGTTTGCGACTGGACTCTGAATGCAGGCACCGTTCATCCAAGTCAATTTCTGTCCCACAACAGAATGACAGAAGTGTCATCCGATGTTGTGGATCTTGTACTTGAGGTTTTTGGGATAACAGGATTTTTGGATAGCGGGAGCCCGTCAAGGCCACAGAGTGCCTGCTCCTACAACTCAGCTAGTGGAGCAATAGATATGAGAGCTCTTGCTGGGGACTTGGTCAGACAGGTGTCTGTCAAACTCAGACCCTTTGTCTCTGAGAGTCAACTCTCCACCATGTCCATGACAGATCTGTCATCATCTATTTCTGACTCCACCTTGAAGCAGTTGTGTTGTAGCTCTGCTGTTGCTGCAGCAACTGTCTGTCAAGCAATCAAAATGGAGCTCGAGAACCAGAGACCTAAAAACCTGTCAGCCAGAGACCTACTATCGTCTCTGGTAGAGAGTATTGAGGACATGGATATTTCTGACATCCTCCAGGGCCCGTCGGCCATTTTGGAGGAGGCTGCTATGATTAAGCACCCAGAGATGTCCACCTCGACAATATACAGGTCTCTGCTTCTCGACTCATCTCTCGCCTCCTCTAACATGGTCACTGAGAGCATTATCTTCAACAGCCCACGCCCATCAGAGGAGAATGTGAATATTCAGAATGTGCTCCCTGTTGATAAAGTTGACATCCTCCATGGTCAACCAGTGGAGGGGTATATCGTCAAAGCTGAGCAATGCATCACTCAGGTCATTCAGGATGCAGCTGTGACATATACTGGCGTGCTGGATAAAACCGACACTTGTGGGAAACTGTCGgaagttctgtctgtctgtgtttccgcTGAGAATATTGAGGATGCATCCTCTGATCTATTTGGTGGAATTATTTCTGACCTGCATGAGGTATCCGAGGTCAATAAGACCTCCATGCGTACGAAATCAGGTCGCAAAATGTTCTGGATGGAAGTGAGTTCAGGTTCCCAGAAGATTTataccaaaaccctggataaactGAGGAAGCTTTTCACCTCTCACCTTCTCACTGAGGGAAAAAATACTCCTGTGCAAATTGAGTTCTATGACACTGGACTACTTGTAACTGAGACCACTGTGGAGGTATCTCCTgtacagaagacagacagtaatacctCTTCAATGTCCTCAGCCCACCAGCTCACCCTCGACACCTGCACTAAAGGGGTCATCAAACAGGTGATCTCGGTGCTGAGGGTGGAGACTTCAAAGGAAGTCAAATGCGAGAGCATGTCAAATGCATCCTTCGACTTCAACCAGAAGTTGGACTCTATCATTTTGAAATTGGAGAGCCTCACCATTTCGAGTGACGTGATGTCAGCCAGGATTGCCACGCTCACGCGATCTCGTAGTGTAGCCAGCAGAACCTCTAACATTTCCATCCAGAGCTTTCACAGTGCTGAGTTCCGAGCTACGGCCAAACAGATTGTGCGTGAGGCCATTCTCAGAGCTGCTAGCGAAGCCAACTGTTCTTTGCCACAGAGCATGCCTAGCAGCACCTTCTCACACCATGTGGTTTCTACAACTGAAGATATAGTGAATATGATCATGCAAGACCTTGAAAATCTATCCCAGTACACAGTGGAGGACGCAGACTCCTTCCCACTAGGAGAGAAAAAGCTGCAGTCCCAGCTCAATCCCAGAGTTGTCTTTGACACCTTATTGGATGCTGCTCAAACCATGTACCACAGAGTAAAGGATAGACTGAACGTCTTTTTGTCTTTTCCACCCGTGTCCGTCACCACAGCCAAAGATGTGCTGGACTCCACCCCTGTGGAGACACTCAGATGCTCAAAGTCCCCTGACACTGCTCTTGTTAAGGACAGGAGCCGCCCTCCGTCTGTGAGAAGTGAGAAGCCATTTTCAAAAGTCAGTTTGACTAAAAGGTCTAAAGCCCTTGTGTCTTCGAGTGGCTCCTCCACAGACCACCATGTAATTGACACATGCAGTGAGGATGTCACTCTGAGTATGTCAGTTGTGAGCGACACCAGTTTGAAGagaacctctcctctccatggtAGTGGATTGAGTGCAAGTTGTGAACCTCTTGTGGCTCTACAAGACGGAACAGTGGCAGTCAGCCAAGAAGGCTTTAGCAAAACTGCAAAGAAGACGCTCAGCTTGATCCTAAATGTGATCAAGTGCAGATTGGCCAACTCTGAGAGTTCATCTGTTGGGCAGAATGCAAGGGAGGAGTGTCTGATAGCCACTAACATGTTAGACTCTCTACTGGAGAGCCTTGACCTGTTGCCTGACATGAGTGCTGCCAATGAGATCACAAGGACAGAATGCCATACCTCTAATGCAATGGACAAGACAGGTTCACAGTCAGCGCTTGTGAATCAACAAGAAATAAACATATCTGACACCAGTATCATAGTGAAAACTATAATGGATACATTGAAGACAGACGACTCAGAGATGACTACAGCAGAAGAAAATCTGGATAGGCTCCTGTCAATCGAAGCCCTTCAAGATGCGTCTGGCAACCTGATCGCAAAGGTCCATGGTCTCATTCAGGAGATAACCATAAGCCGCCAGCTTCAATCCACGACTGGCCACAGAAGCCTCTCTCAACCAGCGCTGCCAAAGCCAGCACTGAGGAAGCTGTCAAAGGACGATGCGTCAGAGCTCATTTACAGCTTTGCCCAGACTTCTGTTAGCAGACTCCTGGGACAGTGTTTGGGTAGGCCTATGCCACCAACGGCTGACAGGGTTTTGGATCAGGTCATCAAGTTGATGACAGACATGGTGATGGACAGCCTGACTGATCTGTCCAAGTCTGCAATGGAGGATGGTAAGTGA
- the LOC112230012 gene encoding uncharacterized protein LOC112230012 isoform X1, giving the protein MRAGMSRDEFSARCMDITNWVMESTSTVVVPALDLTMQIRHTDSSSSSGSGSNEAREVTSLGRSVRFSFRGGPSRRTSSRTTCSTQTPTPFPSSHSSMTSLLSDDEERYVSSPEGGDREMRHRPHSAPLSSVFGISEDSVFNMVQRGQSQSDIVLSSSWSRREKYRPVKIPTDTRFMMGIVELVMNLLNSRLAELMRSFSQGTLGPLSGSISASQQFAQEMLSMVSAKMYSHAIEHIAHDHKSPLELERELEAILGPLAGQVIVIIIDSIFKAKANGGNEGRATSPLTYFLTAISAEIQSLVVQRSASRPSTRLSNNDPLLNISKSKVLRSVLLKMAELFGQGPSETCLVPLVQSQSDNSVCDWTLNAGTVHPSQFLSHNRMTEVSSDVVDLVLEVFGITGFLDSGSPSRPQSACSYNSASGAIDMRALAGDLVRQVSVKLRPFVSESQLSTMSMTDLSSSISDSTLKQLCCSSAVAAATVCQAIKMELENQRPKNLSARDLLSSLVESIEDMDISDILQGPSAILEEAAMIKHPEMSTSTIYRSLLLDSSLASSNMVTESIIFNSPRPSEENVNIQNVLPVDKVDILHGQPVEGYIVKAEQCITQVIQDAAVTYTGVLDKTDTCGKLSEVLSVCVSAENIEDASSDLFGGIISDLHEVSEVNKTSMRTKSGRKMFWMEVSSGSQKIYTKTLDKLRKLFTSHLLTEGKNTPVQIEFYDTGLLVTETTVEVSPVQKTDSNTSSMSSAHQLTLDTCTKGVIKQVISVLRVETSKEVKCESMSNASFDFNQKLDSIILKLESLTISSDVMSARIATLTRSRSVASRTSNISIQSFHSAEFRATAKQIVREAILRAASEANCSLPQSMPSSTFSHHVVSTTEDIVNMIMQDLENLSQYTVEDADSFPLGEKKLQSQLNPRVVFDTLLDAAQTMYHRVKDRLNVFLSFPPVSVTTAKDVLDSTPVETLRCSKSPDTALVKDRSRPPSVRSEKPFSKVSLTKRSKALVSSSGSSTDHHVIDTCSEDVTLSMSVVSDTSLKRTSPLHGSGLSASCEPLVALQDGTVAVSQEGFSKTAKKTLSLILNVIKCRLANSESSSVGQNAREECLIATNMLDSLLESLDLLPDMSAANEITRTECHTSNAMDKTGSQSALVNQQEINISDTSIIVKTIMDTLKTDDSEMTTAEENLDRLLSIEALQDASGNLIAKVHGLIQEITISRQLQSTTGHRSLSQPALPKPALRKLSKDDASELIYSFAQTSVSRLLGQCLGRPMPPTADRVLDQVIKLMTDMVMDSLTDLSKSAMEDGK; this is encoded by the exons ATGCGTGCCGGG ATGAGCAGAGATGAGTTTAGTGCTAGGTGCATGGATATTACGAATTGGGTGATGGAGTCTACATCCACTGTGGTCGTTCCCGCCCTTGACCTCACCATGCAGATCAGGCACACTGATTCGTCAAGCTCTTCTGGATCAGGAAGTAATGAGGCTAGAGAAGTGACCTCTCTTGGCCGCAGCGTCAGATTCAGCTTTCGTGGTGGACCCAGTAGACGCACCAGTTCAAGAACTACTTGCAGCACACAAACTCCCAcgcctttcccctcctctcacag TTCCATGACCTCTTTGCTGAGTGATGACGAAGAGCGATATGTCTCCTCACCTGAGGGTGGTGATAGAGAGATGAGACACAGACCCCACTCGGCACCACTGAGTTCTGTGTTTGGAATCTCTGAGGATTCTGTCTTCAACATGGTCCAGAGAGGCCAGTCGCAGAGTGACATCGTACTGTCGTCCAGTTGGAGTAGACGGGAGAAATACAGACCTGTCAAAATACCAACGGACACCAGGTTTATGATGGGTATTGTAGAGTTGGTAATGAACCTTCTCAACTCCAGATTGGCTGAGCTAATGCGAAGTTTCAGTCAGGGAACTCTAGGTCCGCTGTCTGGTAGTATCTCAGCAAGTCAGCAGTTTGCCCAAGAAATGCTAAGCATGGTGTCTGCTAAGATGTATTCCCATGCCATAGAGCATATTGCGCACGACCACAAGTCTCCCCTTGAGTTAGAGAGGGAGCTTGAGGCCATATTGGGTCCTCTGGCTGGACAGGTTATAGTCATCATCATAGATAGCATCTTTAAGGCTAAAGCCAACGGAGGAAACGAGGGACGAGCGACCAGCCCCTTGACCTATTTTCTCACTGCCATTTCGGCAGAAATACAAAGCCTAGTTGTTCAGAGATCGGCTAGCAGACCGTCCACCAGACTGTCCAACAACGACCCACTGCTGAACATTTCCAAGTCAAAGGTCTTAAGATCAGTTCTGCTCAAAATGGCAGAACTCTTTGGCCAAGGTCCAAGTGAAACCTGTCTAGTTCCACTAGTCCAGAGTCAGTCCGACAACTCTGTTTGCGACTGGACTCTGAATGCAGGCACCGTTCATCCAAGTCAATTTCTGTCCCACAACAGAATGACAGAAGTGTCATCCGATGTTGTGGATCTTGTACTTGAGGTTTTTGGGATAACAGGATTTTTGGATAGCGGGAGCCCGTCAAGGCCACAGAGTGCCTGCTCCTACAACTCAGCTAGTGGAGCAATAGATATGAGAGCTCTTGCTGGGGACTTGGTCAGACAGGTGTCTGTCAAACTCAGACCCTTTGTCTCTGAGAGTCAACTCTCCACCATGTCCATGACAGATCTGTCATCATCTATTTCTGACTCCACCTTGAAGCAGTTGTGTTGTAGCTCTGCTGTTGCTGCAGCAACTGTCTGTCAAGCAATCAAAATGGAGCTCGAGAACCAGAGACCTAAAAACCTGTCAGCCAGAGACCTACTATCGTCTCTGGTAGAGAGTATTGAGGACATGGATATTTCTGACATCCTCCAGGGCCCGTCGGCCATTTTGGAGGAGGCTGCTATGATTAAGCACCCAGAGATGTCCACCTCGACAATATACAGGTCTCTGCTTCTCGACTCATCTCTCGCCTCCTCTAACATGGTCACTGAGAGCATTATCTTCAACAGCCCACGCCCATCAGAGGAGAATGTGAATATTCAGAATGTGCTCCCTGTTGATAAAGTTGACATCCTCCATGGTCAACCAGTGGAGGGGTATATCGTCAAAGCTGAGCAATGCATCACTCAGGTCATTCAGGATGCAGCTGTGACATATACTGGCGTGCTGGATAAAACCGACACTTGTGGGAAACTGTCGgaagttctgtctgtctgtgtttccgcTGAGAATATTGAGGATGCATCCTCTGATCTATTTGGTGGAATTATTTCTGACCTGCATGAGGTATCCGAGGTCAATAAGACCTCCATGCGTACGAAATCAGGTCGCAAAATGTTCTGGATGGAAGTGAGTTCAGGTTCCCAGAAGATTTataccaaaaccctggataaactGAGGAAGCTTTTCACCTCTCACCTTCTCACTGAGGGAAAAAATACTCCTGTGCAAATTGAGTTCTATGACACTGGACTACTTGTAACTGAGACCACTGTGGAGGTATCTCCTgtacagaagacagacagtaatacctCTTCAATGTCCTCAGCCCACCAGCTCACCCTCGACACCTGCACTAAAGGGGTCATCAAACAGGTGATCTCGGTGCTGAGGGTGGAGACTTCAAAGGAAGTCAAATGCGAGAGCATGTCAAATGCATCCTTCGACTTCAACCAGAAGTTGGACTCTATCATTTTGAAATTGGAGAGCCTCACCATTTCGAGTGACGTGATGTCAGCCAGGATTGCCACGCTCACGCGATCTCGTAGTGTAGCCAGCAGAACCTCTAACATTTCCATCCAGAGCTTTCACAGTGCTGAGTTCCGAGCTACGGCCAAACAGATTGTGCGTGAGGCCATTCTCAGAGCTGCTAGCGAAGCCAACTGTTCTTTGCCACAGAGCATGCCTAGCAGCACCTTCTCACACCATGTGGTTTCTACAACTGAAGATATAGTGAATATGATCATGCAAGACCTTGAAAATCTATCCCAGTACACAGTGGAGGACGCAGACTCCTTCCCACTAGGAGAGAAAAAGCTGCAGTCCCAGCTCAATCCCAGAGTTGTCTTTGACACCTTATTGGATGCTGCTCAAACCATGTACCACAGAGTAAAGGATAGACTGAACGTCTTTTTGTCTTTTCCACCCGTGTCCGTCACCACAGCCAAAGATGTGCTGGACTCCACCCCTGTGGAGACACTCAGATGCTCAAAGTCCCCTGACACTGCTCTTGTTAAGGACAGGAGCCGCCCTCCGTCTGTGAGAAGTGAGAAGCCATTTTCAAAAGTCAGTTTGACTAAAAGGTCTAAAGCCCTTGTGTCTTCGAGTGGCTCCTCCACAGACCACCATGTAATTGACACATGCAGTGAGGATGTCACTCTGAGTATGTCAGTTGTGAGCGACACCAGTTTGAAGagaacctctcctctccatggtAGTGGATTGAGTGCAAGTTGTGAACCTCTTGTGGCTCTACAAGACGGAACAGTGGCAGTCAGCCAAGAAGGCTTTAGCAAAACTGCAAAGAAGACGCTCAGCTTGATCCTAAATGTGATCAAGTGCAGATTGGCCAACTCTGAGAGTTCATCTGTTGGGCAGAATGCAAGGGAGGAGTGTCTGATAGCCACTAACATGTTAGACTCTCTACTGGAGAGCCTTGACCTGTTGCCTGACATGAGTGCTGCCAATGAGATCACAAGGACAGAATGCCATACCTCTAATGCAATGGACAAGACAGGTTCACAGTCAGCGCTTGTGAATCAACAAGAAATAAACATATCTGACACCAGTATCATAGTGAAAACTATAATGGATACATTGAAGACAGACGACTCAGAGATGACTACAGCAGAAGAAAATCTGGATAGGCTCCTGTCAATCGAAGCCCTTCAAGATGCGTCTGGCAACCTGATCGCAAAGGTCCATGGTCTCATTCAGGAGATAACCATAAGCCGCCAGCTTCAATCCACGACTGGCCACAGAAGCCTCTCTCAACCAGCGCTGCCAAAGCCAGCACTGAGGAAGCTGTCAAAGGACGATGCGTCAGAGCTCATTTACAGCTTTGCCCAGACTTCTGTTAGCAGACTCCTGGGACAGTGTTTGGGTAGGCCTATGCCACCAACGGCTGACAGGGTTTTGGATCAGGTCATCAAGTTGATGACAGACATGGTGATGGACAGCCTGACTGATCTGTCCAAGTCTGCAATGGAGGATGGTAAGTGA